In the genome of Labeo rohita strain BAU-BD-2019 chromosome 24, IGBB_LRoh.1.0, whole genome shotgun sequence, one region contains:
- the LOC127155464 gene encoding myeloid-associated differentiation marker-like protein 2, with protein sequence MEKPKFSLSTLTSTRSALHMAQIVICVVTFAVSYVWGHPLHTYWIYCMVVWGLCPIISLVVTIVEMFLIHKLILVFCMDWDDFTTGMAMMASLCTFSCTVMFANFYICRKCIWGWTVTILSVVCCALYCVETFRDKCDATRSATYVAALPGFIKILEAFVACIILISLIGYRGNPPLLWCIVAYAVPLPLTLLTIITNILTKIKKCLPFSIDRLTMIFLIISVLLYITAAILWPTYSFKGNPRPKDCPGNSCIWSIQFVVTFMTYVNLGLYVTDLILTCLGICGFKRS encoded by the coding sequence atggaaaagccCAAATTCTCTCTTTCCACCCTGACAAGCACTCGCAGCGCCCTGCACATGGCGCAGATCGTGATATGTGTGGTGACGTTTGCAGTGAGCTACGTCTGGGGTCACCCGCTTCACACCTACTGGATCTACTGCATGGTGGTGTGGGGTTTGTGTCCCATCATCTCGCTGGTCGTCACCATAGTGGAGATGTTCCTCATCCACAAGCTGATCCTGGTGTTCTGCATGGACTGGGACGACTTCACGACCGGCATGGCCATGATGGCGTCGCTCTGCACGTTCTCCTGCACGGTGATGTTCGCCAACTTCTACATCTGCCGGAAATGCATCTGGGGCTGGACGGTCACAATCCTTTCTGTGGTGTGTTGCGCGCTTTACTGCGTGGAGACGTTCAGGGACAAATGCGATGCGACGCGCTCCGCGACGTACGTGGCTGCGCTTCCAGGCTTCATTAAGATTCTCGAGGCCTTCGTTGCCTGCATCATCCTTATTTCCCTGATCGGTTACAGGGGTAACCCGCCTCTGCTGTGGTGTATCGTGGCTTACGCGGTTCCTTTGCCTCTAACCCTCCTGACCATTATCACCAACATCTTGACCAAGATAAAGAAATGTCTGCCCTTCAGCATTGATCGTTTGACTATGATTTTCCTGATCATATCAGTTCTGCTTTACATCACTGCCGCCATCCTCTGGCCCACCTACAGCTTCAAAGGAAACCCACGGCCCAAAGACTGTCCGGGAAACAGCTGTATATGGAGCATCCAGTTTGTTGTGACCTTCATGACCTATGTTAACCTTGGCCTGTACGTCACTGACCTGATCTTGACCTGCTTGGGTATCTGTGGATTCAAACGCTCTTAA